One genomic segment of Macaca fascicularis isolate 582-1 chromosome 19, T2T-MFA8v1.1 includes these proteins:
- the LOC102135904 gene encoding olfactory receptor 10H3, giving the protein MPGQNYSTMSEFILFGFPAFPQQLLPVLFLLYLLMFLFTLLGNLLIMATIWIEHRLHTPMYLFLCALSISEILFTVAITPRMLADLLSTHRSITFVSCAGQMFFSFMFGFTHSFLLMVMGYDRYVAICHPLHYNVLMSPHDCARLVAWTWAGGSVMGMMVTMIVFHLTFCGSNVIHHFVCHVLSLLKLACGNKTSSVIMGVMLVCVTALIGCLFLIILSYVFIVAAILRIPSAEGRHKTFSTCVSHLTVVVVHYSFASLIYLKPKGLHSMYSDALMATTYTVFTPFLSPIIFSLRNKELKNAINKNFYRKFCTLSS; this is encoded by the coding sequence ATGCCTGGTCAGAACTACAGCACCATGTCTGAATTTATCCTCTTTGGCTTCCCAGCCTTCCCCCAGCAGCTACTGCCTGTCTTGTTCCTGCTGTACCTCCTGATGTTCCTGTTCACATTGCTGGGCAACCTTCTCATCATGGCCACAATCTGGATTGAACACAGACTCCACACACCCATGTACCTCTTCTTGTGTGCCCTCTCCATCTCTGAGATTCTGTTCACTGTCGCCATCACCCCTCGCATGCTGGCTGATCTGCTCTCCACCCATCGTTCCATCACCTTTGTGTCTTGTGCCGGTCAGATGTTCTTCTCCTTCATGTTTGGCTTCACTCACTCCTTCCTTCTCATGGTCATGGGCTATGATCGCTACGTGGCCATCTGCCACCCACTGCATTACAACGTGCTCATGAGCCCCCATGACTGTGCCCGTCTTGTGGCCTGGACCTGGGCTGGTGGCTCAGTCATGGGGATGATGGTGACAATGATAGTTTTCCACCTCACTTTCTGTGGGTCTAACGTGATCCACCATTTTGTCTGTCATGTGCTTTCCCTCTTGAAGTTGGCCTGTGGGAACAAGACATCATCTGTCATCATGGGTGTGATGCTGGTGTGTGTCACAGCCCTGATAGGCTGTTTATTCCTCATCATCCTCTCCTATGTCTTCATTGTGGCTGCCATCTTGAGGATTCCCTCTGCTGAGGGCCGGCACAAGACTTTCTCCACATGTGTATCCCACCTCACTGTGGTGGTCGTGCACTATAGTTTTGCCTCCCTTATCTACCTCAAGCCCAAGGGCCTCCATTCTATGTACAGTGACGCCTTGATGGCCACCACCTATACTGTCTTCACCCCCTTCCTTAGCCCAATCATTTTTAGCCTAAGGAACAAGGAGCTGAAGAATgccataaataaaaacttttacagAAAATTCTGTACTCTAAGCTCCTGA